The Plasmodium vinckei vinckei genome assembly, chromosome: PVVCY_09 genome includes the window tcgttttttttttttgtagcaaattttttaatttttccaaTTTGTTGTTttccttatttttatttttttaacaatatGGATTTACAAACTCATACCgtcatatacatataatatatatatgatgaattcatatataaattagataaattttttgacTATACTAATGTAAAATGTAATCATATTTATCGATCATTAATTAATGCCTTTTCATTAGTTATTAAAAAGTGGAGGATATAATTTCCCAGATCATTGAGAATGttttgatttaaaaaaaatacaagcAATTTAAGAtgagtaaaaatatagggAAAATGgcaataatttattactattactatatggtgtatatatatatatatttcagttttaaaaaagaattaatatataaaaaaacatgtttattattaaaattataaaattataaaatattattatgaaattatttgtttatttagtacataattataaaaatcatttttttttttaattttatttattcatagTAAGGATGCAATATAGGGggaaataaattttcttgTGTTTGTTGATCTtgacatttatatttttaaaataaagtagtcatataataagtaaacatataaagcgtgtaaaaatgttaacatgattttgataaatttatattgtaaGGTATAttaatgtattatatataataaaaataataatgaacaGATGgctaaatataaataaatgtatgaGTAGAATTATTCATCCATATGTTTTAAGACCGAAGAATTACATACACCCAAATTGGGTATTTAAATTTAGTACTttaaaagatgaaaataaaatatttcctaaaaaaaacttgaataataatatattaatgcaaaatataaaagttgCCGATGATGGAAATGTTATTTGCGAGCAATTACTTTTTTCTAAGTACGATCTACCCTATGTTTTGAGTAAGtcaaatgtataaaaatgaaaaaccCAATGAATGTTTTGGTCATTTACAAGTAGtacatatgttttttttcttggCCTTTTTTGTAGAAATCCCGGTGAGCGACCTTCGGCTAATTGACACAGGAAACAGTAATCACAACCCCACAATTTTAATACGAAAAAATGTGATATTACTTAGGACCGGATTTATTAGTTGCATTATCCGATATAATGAAGCTTGGCTTTTTGAAGGTAGCAATTCTGTAGTAATAAATGCAAAGGACTTAATTAGTagaaacataaaaaaaaaaaatataaaatctaAGGATAGTAATAGTGAAGGGGGAATtgaaaaagtatataacaaaaatagttgcatagataatgaaaaacatAACACAAAACAGATTAACGAATTTTgtaatgatgaaaaagaagaactaaactatttaaatataataaataatttttacagATATAATAAAGGGAAAGCATATTTTGAATTTCTATGTTTAGATATATGTATGCAATTATCTATTaaagaatatgaaaatgatttagaaggaataaattataaaatacgtgatattatattattacaaaggaaggaagaaaataatgaattaaatatgctaacaaataaattgttaagagatatgatgaaaatcaaaaataatttacaaaaattgtcaaatttattaaatgcaTTACGTACTAATATTGAAAagattttaaataatgaaagtgatttaaaaaatatgtatttaacttatttaaataataatacatataataatttaaaagattATAGTGATTTAGAAATTTTATTAGAAACACATTTACAATTAACAGATGAATTATATGGACAGTTAGAAAATgtagaagaaaaaattacacATTATGAAGAATTAATGAGATTAAATTTAGATtataatagaaataaatttattttattaaatgcaaaaatatctttttctactcttttattttctatatcatCAGTTGTTACAAGTTTATTTGGaatgaatttaaaaaattttgttgAAGATAGTAACTATGCTTTTACTCTTGtttctatttttgtttCTGTATGGTCCATAATTGGAATTTATGCCaccaaaaatataaatactcttttgaaattttttgATCGCTACAATTTTAGGTAGCATATTTAAATGGGTTCATCTATGATCCCTGAATCTGCATCTGTctgtgcatatattattctttacataattttgaatattttttgaaactTTCATCGATTTTCCTTAATTTTTACGTCAAACTAAGTTGTaatcattaaaaatttttaaactaattcgaaaaaaaaaacaaattactTAAATGTTAGAAAAACGAGAATTGTATCCCCGATCATGTAAATATCACAAATTTGTGTGGTTctaaaaaatgtgttatttcatatatatgcatctATTTGGTAaggtaaataaatatttataaaaccGTCTTGATAAATAAGAAATATCAATCAAGAAAATAAGTAGAGGTCATAATAAAAGttagaatattttttactagcatttttcatattcatGAGTTGGTCATTACTACTAATTCAAAAAGTTAGGACAAAACAGATACACATAAAACTATGAATgggtatttatataaaaagattATATTACATCATGGTTAGGAATAATAAACGAGCTGAACTAAATAGTAAAATTGGAGAGAGACTTGTtggtgtattttttttttatgaaattttaaaataatcctgatgtatatatagtaaACCTTTTTCGAATACTTGCCATGGTTTGGCATTtacttttaaataaaacaagtttaaaattttgcctattttgatatattcctaaaacattttattttatattaatccggttttgtaaaaaaaaaaaaaaattgtagaATGGTATGCATAACATAGGGTAtgcttatataataattgatttttatttttttaacttattttataatacataaatatatatattttttgtatatttattaagtGTCAAAATGTATTATGGAATATAAGTCAGAGAAATAGTTCATTTACTATTTGATTTAAAacgaaagaaaaaaaaaaaacaaaatttgtTCTATCATATTTTAGCATATTTCATTTCCCTCAATTTTTGTGAATTTAAGAAAGAGTGgcatattaatatgtagcacttcaaatgaaaaagagaaatatCATAAGAACACCAAGatatgtataatttatgtttgccatttttatcattctcaagttattatatatggataGTGTAAAGAAGTATTCCAAATATATCTACCTATGCAGGTTTCCAAATTGTAGgattattttatgaattatgACCCTACTCTTTTTGCAAGCCTTTCTGTGAATGAACTTTTTTtctgtttttattttttatacaattttaataattattatagtatgccataaaaataaaggaaaTGCTTTATCAACATTTGAGAAAGTTTTCGATAGATTACAAATGTTTAGTAGGGCCAAAAGGAATTacaacattttaaaaaaaaaaaactttttgttttatacaaagaaagtattttatataagccctaaaaatataagtaatACTAAACATCGAAACTTCAATGTAATTAGATTTAAAAGGTGGCATAATTGTGACgagaaatataataaacagtttaaactatttataaaaaataatttaatgaatAACGAAAAAATGACATATGATAAAGAATATTTGTCTTACTTAAAAggttatataattaatggAAAGGACCTTGAGGTATCTGAAAAAGGAACCTCAATTTATCAAGCAGAGGATAATAAGAAAGATGGTGAGCACAGTTGGGATATCGAAAGTGTGATAGATAAAGCAGTGACACAGAGAGAATTAGAATTGTTTGAATTTTTGATGAAAGTAAATGAGCAATATAAATTAGATACTACACTTAGAGTTGTTGGTGGATGG containing:
- a CDS encoding CorA-like Mg2+ transporter protein, putative; translation: MNRWLNINKCMSRIIHPYVLRPKNYIHPNWVFKFSTLKDENKIFPKKNLNNNILMQNIKVADDGNVICEQLLFSKYDLPYVLKIPVSDLRLIDTGNSNHNPTILIRKNVILLRTGFISCIIRYNEAWLFEGSNSVVINAKDLISRNIKKKNIKSKDSNSEGGIEKVYNKNSCIDNEKHNTKQINEFCNDEKEELNYLNIINNFYRYNKGKAYFEFLCLDICMQLSIKEYENDLEGINYKIRDIILLQRKEENNELNMLTNKLLRDMMKIKNNLQKLSNLLNALRTNIEKILNNESDLKNMYLTYLNNNTYNNLKDYSDLEILLETHLQLTDELYGQLENVEEKITHYEELMRLNLDYNRNKFILLNAKISFSTLLFSISSVVTSLFGMNLKNFVEDSNYAFTLVSIFVSVWSIIGIYATKNINTLLKFFDRYNFR